Proteins co-encoded in one Lacerta agilis isolate rLacAgi1 chromosome 6, rLacAgi1.pri, whole genome shotgun sequence genomic window:
- the LOC117048873 gene encoding small ubiquitin-related modifier 2-like, with the protein MADEKPKEGVKTENNDHINLKVAGQDGSVVQFKIKRHTPLSKLMKAYCEQQGLSMRQIRFRFDGQPINETDTPAQLEMEDEDTIDVFQQQTGGVY; encoded by the coding sequence ATGGCTGACGAGAAGCCCAAGGAAGGTGTGAAGACTGAAAATAATGACCACATTAATCTGAAGGTTGCAGGGCAAGATGGATCTGTGGTGCAGTTTAAGATTAAAAGGCATACACCACTTAGCAAACTAATGAAAGCCTATTGTGAACAACAGGGTTTGTCAATGAGGCAAATCAGATTCCGGTTTGATGGGCAGCCAATCAATGAAACAGATACACCTGCACAGTTGGAAATGGAGGACGAAGATACAATTGATGTGTTCCAGCAGCAGACAGGAGGAGTCTACTAA